TACCAGCACTTCCGAAATAAAGTCAGCAATTTGCCTAGGTGGAAAGTTTACTACTCCCAACACTTGTTTTCCTAGTAATGCTTCCATTTCATAGCATTCTGTAATTTGTGCGCTTGACTTTTTAACACCAATCTCTTGACCAAAATCAAGGAGCAACTTATAAGCAGGTTTTCGAGCTTTTTCAAATGCTTTTACTTC
This portion of the Tindallia magadiensis genome encodes:
- a CDS encoding tRNA-binding protein, coding for MVSFEDFLKLDIRVGEIIEVKAFEKARKPAYKLLLDFGQEIGVKKSSAQITECYEMEALLGKQVLGVVNFPPRQIADFISEVLVLGIYSDQGVVLIEPEQKVKNGDKLG